In Paenibacillus sp. FSL M7-0420, a single genomic region encodes these proteins:
- the qoxB gene encoding cytochrome aa3 quinol oxidase subunit I, translating into MDLDKFKVHGEPLIYGAMISIALATIGILVGLTYFKKWGYLWREWLTTVDHKKIGIMYILAALLMLFRGGVDAMMMRLQTAAPEMKFLDAQHYNEVFTTHGLIMILFMAMPFIIGLMNVIIPLQIGARDVAFPRLNAVSFWLFFMGAMLLNISFVIGGSPDAGWSAYFPLASLEFSPTVGNNYYSLALQISGIGTLITGVNFIVTILKMRAPGMTLMKMPMFTWSVLITNVIIVFAFPVLTVALAMMMFDRLFGSQFFTMANGGMDMLWANLFWVWGHPEVYIVILPAFGIYSEIIATFSKKNLYGYTSMVFSMLIISLLSFLVWAHHFYTMGQGAMVNSFFSITTMAIAVPTGVKIFNWLFTLRKGRITFTTPMLYTLAFIPIFTIGGVTGVMLAMASADYQYHNTMFLVAHFHYVLIPGAVFAVIAGFHYWFPKVFGFRLNERLGKHAFWWIIISFNVTFFPLFFLGLMGMTRRMYTYSEESGFGPLNMLSFVGAVGLAIGFVILVYNIYWSTRYMPRDTTNDPWDGRTLEWATHSPIPLYNFAVVPKVETRDALWSAKHENIPLYTDTKYTKIHMPSNTGKPFILGVVFFFLGFFLVFSMWIPAIVSGIGILVVLAFMSFDKDQGYYIPVEEIAATEKKLMRGETV; encoded by the coding sequence ATGGATTTGGACAAATTTAAGGTTCACGGCGAACCCTTGATATACGGGGCCATGATCAGTATTGCACTGGCAACCATCGGGATTCTCGTAGGGCTTACCTATTTCAAGAAATGGGGCTATCTGTGGCGCGAATGGCTGACCACGGTTGACCACAAAAAAATCGGGATCATGTACATCCTCGCGGCGCTGCTGATGCTGTTCCGCGGCGGTGTAGATGCGATGATGATGCGTCTGCAGACGGCTGCGCCGGAAATGAAATTCCTCGATGCGCAGCATTACAATGAGGTCTTCACCACCCATGGTCTGATCATGATTCTCTTCATGGCCATGCCTTTTATCATCGGTCTGATGAACGTAATCATTCCGCTGCAGATCGGCGCACGGGACGTTGCCTTCCCGCGGCTGAACGCCGTCAGCTTCTGGCTCTTCTTCATGGGCGCCATGCTGCTGAACATTTCCTTCGTCATCGGCGGCTCGCCGGATGCGGGCTGGTCAGCCTACTTCCCGCTGGCGAGTCTTGAATTCAGCCCGACCGTAGGGAACAACTACTACTCTCTGGCCCTGCAAATATCCGGTATTGGTACGCTGATCACCGGGGTTAACTTTATCGTAACGATTCTCAAAATGCGCGCACCAGGCATGACGCTGATGAAGATGCCGATGTTCACCTGGTCCGTACTCATCACCAACGTTATCATTGTCTTCGCCTTCCCGGTTCTTACCGTAGCGCTGGCGATGATGATGTTCGACCGCCTCTTCGGCTCCCAGTTCTTCACGATGGCCAACGGCGGGATGGATATGCTCTGGGCCAACCTGTTCTGGGTCTGGGGACATCCGGAGGTCTATATCGTTATACTGCCGGCCTTCGGGATATACAGTGAGATTATCGCCACCTTCTCGAAGAAGAACCTGTACGGCTATACCTCCATGGTATTCAGTATGCTGATCATCTCGCTCCTGTCCTTCCTTGTATGGGCGCACCATTTCTATACGATGGGTCAAGGGGCCATGGTCAACAGCTTCTTCTCTATTACAACGATGGCCATAGCGGTCCCAACCGGGGTCAAAATATTCAACTGGCTATTCACCCTGCGAAAGGGCAGGATTACCTTCACGACACCGATGCTCTATACGCTCGCCTTTATCCCGATCTTTACGATCGGCGGGGTAACGGGCGTCATGCTGGCAATGGCCAGCGCCGATTACCAGTATCACAATACGATGTTCCTGGTGGCGCATTTCCACTACGTGCTGATTCCGGGTGCCGTATTTGCCGTCATCGCCGGGTTCCACTATTGGTTCCCTAAAGTGTTCGGCTTCCGCCTGAACGAACGGCTGGGCAAGCATGCCTTCTGGTGGATCATCATTTCCTTTAACGTAACCTTCTTCCCGCTGTTCTTCCTGGGTCTCATGGGAATGACGCGGCGTATGTATACGTACTCTGAGGAATCAGGCTTCGGTCCGCTCAATATGCTGAGCTTCGTCGGGGCTGTCGGGCTCGCCATCGGCTTCGTGATCCTGGTCTACAATATCTACTGGAGTACACGCTACATGCCGAGAGATACGACCAACGACCCTTGGGATGGCCGGACGCTCGAATGGGCGACACACAGCCCGATCCCGCTCTACAACTTTGCGGTTGTGCCTAAGGTTGAGACGCGCGATGCTCTATGGTCTGCGAAGCATGAGAATATTCCATTGTATACAGACACTAAATACACCAAGATTCATATGCCAAGCAATACCGGCAAACCGTTCATATTGGGTGTAGTCTTCTTCTTCCTAGGCTTCTTCCTGGTCTTCAGCATGTGGATTCCGGCGATCGTCTCAGGGATTGGAATTCTGGTCGTACTGGCCTTCATGTCCTTCGATAAGGACCAGGGCTACTACATTCCTGTAGAAGAGATTGCAGCTACAGAAAAGAAACTGATGCGGGGTGAGACTGTATGA
- the qoxA gene encoding cytochrome aa3 quinol oxidase subunit II: MKKKGPLYALFLSLILLLPGCSSIAVLNPKGPSARTLSDTIVLSILVMLGVLAVVYILYIFVLVKYRAKKSNEGYIPKHEEGNVVLEAIWIIIPIIIVAFLSVVTVKTTNEVENVAADYQDQTPLVIYASSSNWKWHFSYPEEGIETVNYVNMPVHRAVEFRMYSFGTITSLWIPQLAGQKYAMSDMLTTLHLSADTEGSYIGKNANFSGKGFAHMEFEALVLSNKGYEDWVKEVKETAPKLTEEEFKGLLATDYLGRKTYSSTHLEFSPPPGNHGDHMSGGGKEMDMDNGNPEHQDNKEIHPSPEPSSGTEFDSKPDPEVDQPLPSSPVDESTHEGH; encoded by the coding sequence ATGAAAAAAAAGGGACCGTTATACGCTTTGTTTCTAAGCCTGATCCTTCTCCTGCCGGGATGCAGCTCAATCGCTGTTCTGAACCCGAAGGGGCCGTCTGCAAGGACGTTATCTGACACCATTGTGCTCTCTATTCTTGTTATGCTCGGGGTTCTGGCTGTTGTCTACATTCTGTATATCTTTGTACTGGTAAAATATCGTGCGAAGAAGAGTAATGAGGGCTACATTCCTAAACATGAAGAAGGCAATGTGGTACTTGAGGCCATCTGGATCATTATCCCGATCATTATCGTAGCCTTCTTGTCCGTTGTTACCGTCAAGACGACTAACGAAGTGGAGAATGTGGCTGCGGACTATCAAGATCAGACTCCGCTGGTCATCTATGCTTCCTCTTCCAACTGGAAATGGCATTTCAGCTACCCTGAGGAAGGGATCGAGACGGTGAACTACGTGAATATGCCGGTGCATCGTGCGGTAGAATTCAGAATGTACTCGTTCGGCACCATTACCAGTCTCTGGATTCCACAGCTTGCCGGTCAAAAGTACGCCATGAGCGACATGCTGACAACGCTTCATCTCTCCGCTGATACGGAAGGCTCTTATATCGGAAAGAATGCTAACTTCAGCGGTAAAGGCTTCGCCCACATGGAATTCGAAGCGCTTGTACTTAGTAACAAGGGTTACGAGGACTGGGTGAAGGAAGTGAAGGAAACCGCACCTAAGCTGACTGAGGAAGAATTCAAAGGCCTGCTGGCCACGGATTACCTCGGACGCAAAACGTATTCCTCCACCCATCTGGAGTTCAGCCCTCCTCCGGGAAATCACGGAGATCATATGAGCGGCGGCGGCAAAGAGATGGATATGGACAACGGCAATCCGGAGCATCAGGATAACAAGGAAATTCATCCGTCTCCCGAGCCGTCCAGCGGAACGGAATTCGACAGCAAGCCTGATCCGGAAGTCGATCAGCCGCTGCCAAGCTCCCCTGTGGATGAAAGCACACATGAAGGACACTAG
- a CDS encoding polysaccharide deacetylase family protein, translating to MRIKKILLLFMSLFLIMGLVQVPADAKGDSTILKLGVNDKLSKVEAVSVKGTYYVPLRALADELKWTLTGLTDRIHVAGGTGSLTLLSKDGGAVLKDGTAVPMSTFVQDGKLMAPLKLSGYLGYSISYAGDKYLLRVKDGSAQLTDAAFTDKYAAELKPKAPVAPVTPVTPVQPTEPGKPGRTVYLTFDDGPSATTGDLLDILRKYDVQATFFMLGNNMNQHPAQVKRTAKEGHGLALHGVTHRQEKFYASPAAALAEMSGANATLKKLTGTSTTLIRTPYGSKPYFTKSFRDKVLTQGYHLWDWNVDSYDWKYKQNSDRIYNTVMDQVNKLKASKTNPVILMHDQKATLKVLPRILEKLKKEGYTFKLITKDMEPLNFWKDKR from the coding sequence GTGCGCATCAAGAAAATTCTGCTTTTATTCATGTCTTTATTCCTAATTATGGGGCTTGTGCAGGTCCCGGCTGACGCTAAAGGTGATAGCACTATTCTTAAACTCGGAGTCAACGATAAATTAAGCAAGGTTGAAGCTGTATCCGTAAAAGGCACCTATTATGTACCGCTGCGCGCGCTTGCGGATGAGCTGAAATGGACCCTTACCGGACTGACGGACAGGATTCACGTAGCCGGCGGGACAGGTTCGCTGACCCTGCTGAGCAAGGACGGAGGTGCGGTGCTGAAGGATGGGACTGCCGTGCCTATGAGCACTTTCGTACAGGACGGCAAACTCATGGCTCCGCTGAAGCTCAGCGGGTACCTCGGGTATAGCATTTCCTATGCGGGAGATAAATATTTACTTCGTGTGAAGGACGGCTCGGCGCAGCTTACCGATGCAGCCTTCACCGATAAATATGCTGCAGAGCTGAAGCCTAAGGCTCCAGTGGCTCCGGTAACTCCAGTCACTCCGGTTCAGCCCACGGAGCCGGGCAAGCCTGGCCGGACCGTCTATCTGACCTTTGACGACGGCCCGTCAGCCACGACTGGCGACCTGCTGGACATCCTGCGTAAATATGACGTACAGGCAACCTTCTTCATGCTGGGGAACAATATGAATCAGCACCCCGCTCAAGTGAAGCGGACTGCGAAGGAAGGCCATGGCTTAGCGCTGCATGGCGTGACCCATCGCCAGGAGAAGTTCTATGCTTCCCCGGCAGCGGCGCTTGCCGAGATGTCAGGTGCCAATGCGACGCTGAAGAAGCTGACGGGAACCAGCACCACCTTGATCCGTACGCCTTACGGAAGTAAGCCCTATTTCACCAAGTCCTTCAGGGATAAAGTCCTGACGCAGGGCTATCATCTCTGGGACTGGAACGTGGATTCCTATGACTGGAAATACAAACAGAACAGCGACAGAATCTATAACACCGTGATGGATCAGGTGAACAAGCTGAAGGCGTCCAAGACCAATCCGGTGATTCTGATGCATGACCAGAAGGCTACACTCAAGGTGCTGCCGCGTATTCTGGAGAAGCTGAAGAAGGAAGGCTATACCTTCAAGCTCATTACGAAGGATATGGAGCCGCTCAATTTCTGGAAGGATAAACGCTGA
- a CDS encoding GntR family transcriptional regulator — protein MFELDVRSRKPIYEQLTDKVKEMIMHGILRADEQLPSVRALSSQLTVNPNTIQKAYRELEREGYIYSLQGKGNFVAELQQGQSESKRAELKEELLRLMAEAVYLGFTETEISSLYRQVLDMRREESSHD, from the coding sequence ATGTTCGAGTTGGATGTACGCAGCCGCAAGCCGATCTATGAGCAGCTGACCGACAAGGTGAAGGAGATGATTATGCATGGTATTCTGCGGGCGGATGAACAGCTGCCTTCGGTGCGGGCGTTATCCTCGCAGCTTACCGTGAATCCCAATACGATACAGAAGGCCTATAGGGAACTGGAGCGTGAGGGGTATATCTATTCACTGCAGGGCAAGGGCAACTTCGTAGCCGAGTTGCAGCAGGGCCAGAGTGAGAGCAAACGGGCAGAGCTGAAGGAGGAGTTGCTGCGGCTGATGGCAGAAGCAGTCTACCTTGGGTTCACGGAGACAGAGATCAGTTCCTTGTACCGCCAGGTGCTGGATATGAGAAGAGAGGAGAGCAGCCATGATTGA
- a CDS encoding ABC transporter ATP-binding protein, translating to MIEIRGVSKIFQEEKAVNGLSLTVPKGAIYGLLGSNGAGKTTLLKMLAGIYRPDTGSVKVGGQPVYESPEVKRSLFFMPDSPYFFPQATMKSMAEFYRSIYTQWSQKRYEELVTVFRLDPRRRLSRFSKGMQRQAAFLLALSCKPDALIMDEPIDGLDPVMRRQIKNLLFQEVAERELTVLISSHNLREIEDLCDHVGIMHEGRMLVEKDLDDLKADTHKIQVAFRDVRHAAALESKLQILHQEQRGSVSLYIVKGERERISQAFHVYDPYVYDQLPLTLEEIFIYEMGDAGYDAQPIIL from the coding sequence ATGATTGAGATACGCGGTGTGAGCAAGATTTTTCAGGAGGAAAAGGCTGTGAACGGCCTTTCGCTGACGGTACCCAAAGGGGCCATCTACGGATTGCTGGGATCGAACGGAGCAGGCAAAACCACGCTTCTTAAGATGCTTGCAGGCATCTATCGCCCGGATACAGGAAGTGTCAAGGTAGGCGGGCAGCCCGTCTATGAATCACCTGAGGTGAAGCGCAGTCTGTTCTTCATGCCGGACAGCCCGTATTTCTTCCCGCAGGCCACAATGAAGAGTATGGCGGAATTCTACCGCTCAATCTATACACAGTGGAGCCAAAAAAGGTATGAGGAGCTGGTTACAGTGTTCCGGCTCGATCCCCGGCGCAGGCTCAGCCGCTTCTCCAAGGGGATGCAGCGGCAGGCCGCCTTCCTGCTGGCGCTTAGCTGCAAGCCGGATGCGCTGATTATGGACGAGCCGATCGACGGCCTGGACCCGGTGATGCGCCGCCAGATCAAGAATCTGCTGTTCCAGGAAGTCGCTGAACGCGAGCTTACCGTGCTGATCTCCTCGCATAATCTGCGGGAGATTGAGGATCTGTGCGACCATGTCGGCATTATGCATGAGGGAAGGATGCTTGTGGAGAAGGATCTGGATGATCTGAAGGCCGACACGCACAAGATTCAGGTCGCTTTCCGTGACGTACGTCATGCGGCGGCGCTGGAATCCAAGCTGCAGATCCTCCATCAGGAGCAGCGGGGAAGCGTCAGCCTATACATTGTAAAAGGGGAGCGGGAACGCATCAGCCAAGCTTTTCATGTCTATGACCCGTATGTGTATGACCAGCTTCCGCTGACGCTGGAGGAAATCTTTATCTATGAAATGGGGGATGCCGGTTATGACGCGCAGCCGATTATTCTGTAA
- a CDS encoding mismatch-specific DNA-glycosylase, translating into MEEVPDHLDHGLQIVFIGFNPSIRSGELGHHYANPRNNFWRILHKSGLTPRLYEASEDGELLKLGYGFTNIVARPTVGAEDITREEYAKGRELLRAKLEEYRPEIACFVGKGVYTEFSRRTTAAWGFQEGIAPVVDGVREFVAPSSSGLVRMPMPEIIGIYSQLRDFTEEQEP; encoded by the coding sequence ATGGAAGAAGTGCCGGATCATCTGGATCACGGACTCCAGATTGTTTTCATCGGGTTCAACCCCAGCATCCGCTCCGGGGAGCTGGGGCATCATTATGCCAATCCGCGCAATAATTTCTGGCGCATCCTGCATAAGTCCGGGCTGACGCCGCGGTTATACGAGGCTTCCGAGGACGGGGAACTGCTGAAGCTGGGGTACGGGTTCACCAACATCGTCGCCCGCCCCACCGTAGGCGCTGAAGATATCACCCGGGAGGAGTACGCCAAGGGCCGCGAGCTTCTGCGGGCCAAGCTGGAGGAATACCGCCCGGAGATTGCCTGCTTTGTCGGCAAGGGCGTATATACAGAGTTCAGCCGCAGAACTACAGCCGCCTGGGGCTTCCAGGAAGGTATTGCTCCCGTGGTGGACGGAGTCCGCGAGTTCGTCGCCCCGTCATCCAGCGGTCTGGTCCGCATGCCGATGCCGGAGATCATCGGAATCTACTCGCAGCTGCGTGACTTCACGGAGGAGCAGGAGCCTTAA
- a CDS encoding MraY family glycosyltransferase, protein MLYGLAFLVSFFIVYLLIPPLGRLAFRLDFVDRPREDVERKIHREPIPLTASYAIFVGFFITYLLFAREFTLETLALFIGGVLLLTIGTIDDWYKTKGKDFPALPKFIVQIAAAVLVFFSGNAFTGFINPFSGDYISLPFILQFLLTIIWIFGVTTVINFSDGMDGLAGGLTAISAVTLFVVALTMGQSTSAYMAISLIGVTLAYLRFNKAPAKIFMGDAGATFLGFILAVIALDGAFKQATVLSLFIPILALGVPIFDNIFVVIRRFLKGQAIYQADASQVHYRLLKAGLNQRQVVGVLYLASVCLSLSSIILLLIQT, encoded by the coding sequence ATTTTATACGGTTTAGCTTTTCTCGTGTCATTTTTTATCGTTTATCTGCTGATTCCTCCTCTGGGCAGGCTGGCTTTCCGGCTGGATTTCGTGGACAGGCCGAGGGAAGATGTTGAACGCAAAATCCATAGGGAGCCTATCCCGCTAACGGCAAGCTACGCTATATTCGTAGGTTTTTTCATTACATATCTGCTCTTCGCACGTGAATTCACCCTGGAGACGCTCGCCCTGTTCATTGGCGGTGTGCTTCTGCTGACTATAGGAACCATCGATGACTGGTACAAAACCAAAGGCAAGGATTTCCCGGCCCTGCCCAAATTCATCGTACAGATTGCCGCCGCGGTTCTGGTGTTCTTTTCGGGCAATGCGTTTACCGGCTTCATTAATCCGTTCTCAGGTGATTATATCTCACTGCCGTTCATTTTGCAGTTCCTGCTGACGATCATCTGGATCTTCGGCGTTACTACGGTCATTAATTTCTCCGACGGCATGGACGGTCTGGCCGGCGGACTTACAGCGATCTCGGCAGTTACCCTGTTCGTCGTCGCACTCACGATGGGCCAATCTACTTCTGCCTACATGGCAATTTCGCTGATCGGGGTTACGCTGGCGTACTTGCGCTTCAACAAGGCTCCGGCCAAAATCTTCATGGGCGATGCCGGCGCCACCTTCCTCGGCTTCATTCTGGCGGTGATTGCGCTGGACGGCGCCTTCAAGCAGGCCACGGTGTTGTCGCTGTTCATTCCGATTCTCGCGCTGGGCGTACCGATCTTCGACAATATTTTTGTCGTCATCAGACGCTTCCTGAAGGGACAAGCCATCTATCAGGCGGACGCCAGTCAGGTTCATTACCGTCTGCTCAAGGCTGGTCTGAACCAGAGACAGGTGGTCGGCGTGCTCTATCTGGCCAGCGTTTGCCTCTCCCTGTCGTCCATCATCCTGCTGCTGATCCAGACGTAG
- a CDS encoding YjjG family noncanonical pyrimidine nucleotidase produces MKYECILFDADDTLFDYGMAESHALIHAFAHFGLPTGAQEYAASYQEINHGLWKELEQGQITAAALRVERFNRLFAAHQLSLKPDEFSEAYLRFLGEGTFLIQGAVEICGELAGCRLAVITNGFKHVQQSRIKGSPLSEVFEEIIISEEAGYQKPETGIFDYAFAKLKLSDRRKVLIVGDSLTSDIRGGNNYGIDTCWFNPLGKPGDPEILPTYEIRSLDELVEIVNRA; encoded by the coding sequence ATGAAATACGAATGTATCTTATTTGATGCCGATGATACGCTGTTCGATTATGGAATGGCAGAGAGTCATGCCTTGATCCATGCCTTCGCCCACTTCGGGCTGCCGACGGGCGCGCAGGAGTATGCCGCCAGCTACCAGGAAATTAACCATGGACTGTGGAAGGAGCTTGAACAAGGTCAGATTACCGCTGCCGCCCTGCGGGTGGAACGGTTCAACCGGCTGTTCGCCGCCCATCAGCTCAGCCTGAAGCCGGATGAATTCAGTGAAGCATATTTGCGTTTTCTGGGGGAAGGCACCTTCCTGATTCAAGGGGCGGTAGAAATCTGCGGAGAGCTGGCGGGATGCAGGCTGGCTGTTATCACTAATGGCTTCAAGCATGTACAGCAGTCGAGGATCAAGGGTTCTCCGCTAAGCGAGGTGTTCGAGGAGATTATCATCTCAGAGGAGGCCGGTTACCAGAAGCCGGAGACGGGGATTTTTGATTATGCTTTTGCTAAGCTTAAGCTGTCCGATAGACGCAAGGTGCTGATCGTCGGGGACTCCCTGACCTCGGATATCCGGGGCGGGAACAATTACGGCATCGATACATGCTGGTTCAATCCGCTGGGCAAGCCCGGTGATCCTGAGATCCTTCCTACCTATGAAATCCGCAGTCTGGACGAGCTGGTGGAGATTGTGAACCGCGCGTAA
- a CDS encoding ring-cleaving dioxygenase, producing MSLTLKGLHHVSAITAKAPENYKFYTEVLGLRLIKKTVNQDDVSVYHLFYGDETGNPGTELTFFELPNAGRNRDGNNSISALSLRVPGDDALLFWTQRFTVLGVEHEEITERGGRKTLAFTDHEGQRLILVSDEHNVGMPGGKPWAKSPVPAEYAIVGLGPAHLTVETAEHTALILEDLLGFRRAGSYPSPVAGQPDIIVFETGEGGSGTEIHLEERSDLPQERLGRGGVHHVAFRVDNEEELKQWIERIRSVQLPNSGFVDRFYFRSLYFREPNGILFELATDGPGFATDEEVEHLGEALALPPFLEAKREQIEAHLKPLDTRPQV from the coding sequence ATGAGTTTAACACTAAAAGGACTTCACCATGTATCTGCCATTACCGCCAAAGCGCCGGAAAACTATAAATTCTATACAGAAGTGCTGGGGCTCCGCTTGATCAAGAAGACCGTCAACCAGGATGACGTCTCTGTCTATCACCTGTTCTACGGGGATGAGACCGGGAATCCCGGCACGGAGCTTACCTTCTTCGAGCTACCTAACGCCGGGCGTAACCGTGATGGCAACAACAGCATCTCCGCACTCTCCCTGCGCGTTCCCGGGGATGATGCCCTGCTCTTCTGGACCCAGCGCTTCACGGTGCTCGGCGTAGAGCATGAAGAAATCACCGAACGCGGCGGCCGCAAGACACTGGCCTTCACCGACCATGAGGGCCAGCGCCTCATTCTCGTCTCAGATGAGCATAACGTGGGCATGCCCGGCGGTAAGCCCTGGGCCAAGAGCCCGGTACCTGCCGAGTATGCCATAGTCGGGCTGGGACCGGCACATCTGACCGTCGAGACTGCTGAGCATACGGCCCTGATTCTGGAGGACCTGCTCGGCTTCCGCCGTGCAGGCAGTTATCCTTCTCCAGTCGCGGGCCAGCCGGATATTATCGTGTTCGAGACTGGCGAAGGCGGCTCTGGTACGGAGATCCATCTGGAGGAACGCAGCGATCTTCCGCAGGAGCGCCTGGGACGGGGCGGCGTGCATCATGTAGCCTTCCGCGTCGATAACGAAGAGGAGCTGAAGCAGTGGATTGAACGCATCCGCAGCGTACAGCTCCCGAACTCGGGTTTTGTGGACCGCTTCTACTTCCGCTCCCTGTATTTCCGGGAGCCGAATGGTATTCTGTTCGAGCTGGCAACGGACGGACCGGGATTCGCGACGGATGAAGAGGTTGAGCATCTGGGCGAGGCGCTGGCCCTTCCTCCGTTCCTGGAAGCAAAGCGCGAACAGATTGAGGCCCACCTGAAGCCGCTGGATACCCGCCCGCAAGTCTGA
- a CDS encoding AAC(3) family N-acetyltransferase, which yields MHTRSSLMKQLERMGIDPQGTLLVHSSLKSIGEVEGGADTVLDVLSEYMKEGLLVLPTHTWSYIDGQNPRFSVLESPACVGILPELFRKRPGVIRSWHPTHSVAALGREAAVFTAGDERWDTPCARGSVYGKLLDRGAEIMLLGVDLRRNTFIHGIEEWVDIPGRMTDGPEALYTVTPEGEEIAVLSRRHCGLSWSEHFWKVETVLEDGGALRRSSFGDAAVMLCGTVETTRILSDMLRENPDLFSDNEPLFGENAPEALPKTKRGQPVQAVQEHTKR from the coding sequence ATGCACACCAGATCAAGTCTGATGAAGCAGCTGGAGAGGATGGGAATCGATCCGCAGGGGACACTGCTGGTCCATTCCTCGCTCAAAAGCATCGGTGAAGTAGAAGGGGGAGCGGATACCGTACTGGATGTTCTCTCAGAATATATGAAGGAGGGGCTGCTGGTTCTGCCCACCCATACCTGGTCTTATATCGACGGGCAGAATCCGCGCTTCTCTGTGCTGGAGTCTCCCGCCTGCGTAGGAATTCTGCCGGAGCTGTTCCGGAAGCGGCCGGGCGTGATCCGTTCCTGGCATCCCACACATTCGGTGGCGGCGCTGGGCAGGGAGGCGGCGGTGTTCACAGCCGGAGATGAGCGCTGGGATACACCCTGTGCACGCGGGTCGGTCTATGGCAAGCTGCTGGACCGGGGAGCGGAGATTATGCTGCTCGGTGTGGATCTGCGGAGGAATACGTTCATTCACGGCATTGAAGAGTGGGTGGATATTCCCGGCCGGATGACGGACGGGCCTGAGGCGCTCTATACCGTGACGCCGGAAGGAGAGGAGATTGCGGTGCTTTCGCGCAGACACTGCGGACTGTCCTGGTCGGAGCATTTCTGGAAGGTGGAGACTGTGCTGGAGGACGGCGGGGCGCTGCGCCGGAGCAGCTTCGGCGATGCAGCGGTTATGCTCTGCGGCACGGTGGAGACTACGCGTATCCTGAGTGATATGCTCAGGGAGAACCCGGATCTGTTCTCGGATAACGAGCCGCTCTTCGGGGAGAATGCGCCTGAGGCGCTGCCGAAGACGAAACGGGGTCAACCTGTACAGGCAGTGCAGGAGCATACCAAGCGTTAA
- a CDS encoding manganese-dependent inorganic pyrophosphatase, whose product MTKTLIFGHKNPDTDTICSAIAYAALKKELGWDAEPVRLGDISGETQFALDHFGIEAPRLVENVAAEAEQVILVDHNERQQSANDIDQVRVVEVIDHHRIANFETAYPLYYRAEPVGCTATILNKLYKENGVAIPKNIAGLMLSAIISDSLLFKSPTCTEQDVAAARELAVIAGVDAESYGLDMLKAGADLSDKSIAQLISLDAKEFKMGEYKVEIAQVNAVDVNDVLSKQPELEAALTAIIDDKGLDLFLFVVTDILNNDSVGLALGRVAGAVEQAYNVKLDDNKAVLKGVVSRKSQIVPVLTETIAKL is encoded by the coding sequence ATGACAAAAACTTTGATCTTTGGTCACAAAAACCCGGATACAGATACGATCTGCTCGGCCATTGCTTATGCGGCACTGAAGAAGGAACTGGGCTGGGATGCTGAGCCGGTCCGGCTTGGAGACATCAGCGGAGAGACTCAGTTCGCCCTCGACCACTTCGGGATAGAAGCGCCGCGTCTGGTGGAGAACGTTGCTGCAGAAGCTGAACAAGTGATTCTGGTTGACCATAATGAACGCCAGCAAAGTGCGAATGATATCGATCAGGTCCGTGTGGTTGAGGTTATTGATCATCACCGGATTGCGAACTTCGAGACCGCCTATCCGCTGTATTACCGGGCTGAGCCAGTCGGCTGTACGGCTACCATTCTGAACAAGCTGTACAAAGAGAATGGCGTGGCCATTCCTAAGAACATCGCCGGTCTGATGCTGTCCGCTATCATTTCCGATTCCTTGCTGTTCAAATCGCCGACCTGCACGGAGCAGGATGTGGCTGCTGCGCGTGAACTGGCGGTCATTGCCGGAGTGGATGCCGAGAGCTATGGCCTGGACATGCTCAAAGCCGGTGCCGACCTGAGCGATAAGAGTATTGCCCAGCTGATCTCTCTGGATGCCAAGGAATTCAAAATGGGTGAATATAAGGTGGAGATTGCCCAGGTTAACGCTGTGGACGTGAATGATGTCCTGTCCAAACAGCCGGAGCTGGAAGCGGCGCTTACCGCGATTATTGACGACAAGGGACTGGATCTGTTCCTGTTCGTGGTTACCGATATCCTGAACAACGATTCCGTGGGTCTTGCCCTAGGCCGCGTAGCCGGCGCTGTGGAGCAGGCTTACAATGTGAAGCTGGATGATAACAAGGCTGTGCTGAAGGGTGTAGTGTCCCGTAAATCACAGATTGTACCGGTTCTTACCGAGACGATCGCCAAGCTGTAA